TCTACTTTACCAACTTAGCTAGTTCCCAGATTAGAGATCGTTTCCAAGAAATCTCCGTGCAGGAGGATTCAAAATCCAATCAAAAAAATCTAATAGTTCCCAGATTAAAGATCATTTCCGAGAAATCCCTACGCAGGAGGATTCAAAATCCAATCAAAAAAATCTACTTCCTTAATGAAATCAGTATGATAGTAACAAGACAGTTGGAAAGAGGATGACGTAGATAAGCAGAGCCAAGAGATTTGCAATGACACTCTTAAAGTTAAATCATCTTACCTGTTACTACTGCCAACACATTTCAGAAAGTAATGACTACTTCACAAGTTATGCACCTATTCACAAACTTAAACAACTGTAACAGCAATGCATAACCTTCCAACTCCTTGCTGAAGAGTAACTAATTAGCTTGCATGGTAGGAAGAAAGATAAATGCTTTCACAGAGAAACGTTCTTTTTTTCACAACACCCCTCCCCTAAAACCCTGGAAGAGTTCTGGCAAACAGTTATAAGGGGGATCAGTTATTGATCCTTATTAGTCAAACAGTCAAGCAAGCAGTTTTCTATTAACAACAATAAGATTAGTACCGAGTCAAACACACAAGTGATTCAGTTATACCCTAAAACACTACCTCACAAGAATTAAGGTGATATTGACGACAATAAGTGTCCATGTATACAGCATTTGTCTTGATGAATCCGAGCTTGCAAAAGAACAAGAGAAAATCTGACCTTTAAATGTGCATTGTGTCTCTTCCCCTCTTTCCAGCGCCTAATCTGCCCATCTTTCATAACACGAAATCTGTCCTTATAAGACCTAATCCAGTAGCAATTATCGATTATCTTCAATATCTAACATAATCTTAAAGACAAACCAAATTAAGTCATATACATAcgaataaaatttcattttgattttcttGACTTTTGATGTGATTGGAGTCATCGGCTTCTTGCTTTTCAACTTCCTTTTCCTCTGTTTTGCAGTGATGTATCGCACTTGCATGAACTATAAATCAACAATCAACACTAAACAAGTAGATAACAGAAAATTCCAATAAACACAGAACAAACACTAAAATCTTTTAAGCACCTAGAACTAGAAAAAACAGAAATCAACACTGATCAAGTAAATAACACAAAGATACAATAAACATACAGGAGATGCTACGAGCATTTTCAGCACCACCCAAGACCAATCATATGAACTCAAGGTCACATTTTTGTTAACCCCTTTATTTAATCTTTCATTTTCCAGATCTTAGACTACGGAAATTACATTTCATAACAATTAGTATAGCACATTACACTATTCTAGCTCTTAGACAATGGAAATTACATTTCATAACAATTAGTATAGCACATTATACGATTATAAGCATTATATGCATAGGAAAATCCAAGTATTAGGGGAAAAAAGAAGGCAACTTACAGGAAGAGGGAGGAGAGACGAGTGAGTGGGGAACGAAACAGGGCCACCATGGCAAATGGGTTTAAAGCCTTGAGAGAGTATTGAATGTGTAAAGGGTCTGTTAATAACGGGATTGGTAGCAGTGTGTAGAAGACGACAGGGAGGAAAAGGGTGGTGATGCGTATTTGGAGTTGAACGGAGAGCGGCGAGGGATCGGAGCTTGGAGCACCATCTCTGCATCTTTCCTCTCTATTTGGGACTAGGTTTTTTGATTTCGGTTGTAAAGAGCCATATGACTACAGTTATTTTCTCCTCATTTTTTCACTTTAGTTTTGGGGGGgtcattatgatattttgagaaattattttagttgttggaaaaaaaaattattccatcaaaatggaaaaaataatttggaagttatgttttataattattttaatatttaattcttTATTACTTGCTTCGATTAACATtcttatataattattaattaacttttacTACTTAAGTTTttcatgtaatttttttttgattttcataAAAGTTTCAGGTTAAAGGCGAATTAAAATTGAGTAATTaaagtgcaagtttagtgatgTATTACATGAAGCAGAGGTGGAAGTGAAGATCAGTACAGAAGTCATAcgatagagagagagaaagagagagaaagttTCAAGTGCCTTGGTCTATATCCAAGAAAAAGGGGAGACTGAAGATGATGTTGGTCATCGTATTGGGGCGAAAAGGCAAAAATGGAGGCTAATATCGAAATTTTGTGTGATAAGAATATGTCACCAAGACTTAAATATAAGTTTTGTCGAGTGATGACCTACATTGTTTTATGGAGAAGTGTGTTGGCCTATCAAGAACGCACATGTTCAGAATTAGATAAGATagcggagatgaggatgcttAGATGGATGTGCGCAGGGGCGGAGCCACCTCACAGTTAGGGAGTTCATCCGAATCTCCTTCagcaaaaaattatactatttatacatggttaaaatatttttatgtatatatactaGATGTCGAACCTCATTTGGCTAtttcattagtctattttgaacccccttactAAAAATTATGATTCCGCTATTGGTCATGTGCGAACATATTAGCTAGTAGCGTCAGGACTAGTAATGAAGTTATACAGGACAAAGTGGGAGTGACCTCCGTGACTAACATAAAGGAAGCATGACTAAGATGGTATGTACATATGAAGAGGAGGTGTGTGGAGACACCAGTATAGAGGTGTGCGAGTTTGGCAATAGTATATGTTACTTCAATTGCTTGTTTATCTTGCTATTTTGTTGtcgttatttttttttctatcctTCTTTGATTGCATTTCTTTGAACTGAGGATCTATCGAACATAACTTTTCTATCCCATAAATAGGAATAAAGTTTGTATACATCCCACCATCCTTAAATTTTACTTGTAAAATTACATTAGATATGTTAaagttattattcttattctagATTTCTAGTAAATATTATGAAGTGTTCAGATCTTTTGAATTTCGATTTAGGTACACattaaatcaattatttttttttgatctaATGTGTGTATTTCACTTGATGTCTAGTACTTAAAACTCTTTATTCTCATTTGTGGTAATATTGATCACAATCACCTCTGTTAATGTTATGTGATTTTTACCCTCCAATCGTAGTATTACTTGACccaaattataatcaaaattagttcatatattaaattttattctattttgttcagtttatatataatttgaattatttagaaaaaaataaagaagataatAATGCCTTATTTGTGATTATGATTTCTATTTTATACATTAGTGTCTATGAAACGTTCTTGGCACGTTATTCCCTATCAATTATCATACAAAAAAGAACCTCGATGACTAATCTAGAGTCTCATTCCGACACCCAACTCAAGACTCGATCCTTACATCCGATACCTAAATAGGAACTCAAATTCCAAACCAAGACTCGACCCCGACTCGTGATCCAGGACCCGACCCAACACTCATCCCAAGACTCAACCCGAGACTTGACTTCTAACCCGAAATTTGATCCCGATATTTGACTCTGGACCCGACTTGAAACTCTACCTGACATCCAACCTCAACACTTGACACTCGACACTGACCTAGAAATCGACTTCTGGCACCAACTCTCGACCTAAGACCCGATCTAAATTCCGGATTGAGACCCAACTTCCGACACGAGATTCAACCCTGCACCTGATTTTCTAATCGGGATCTGGCCCCACCCGACCCTGACATCTGACACAAGACCCTACCCCGACTTTTGACTCCTCATCCGGCACGACTTCCGACCTAAGACCCTACCCCGACATCAGAACCTGGACCTGACTTGCGAATCGGGATATGACCTAGACACCCGACCCCCCGACCTAGGACCTGATATCGACTTCCAACCTAGGATCCAACTCTAACTCTCAATTTGGGACTTGACTTCTGAATCAGAACCGACAGCAAAATTTGACTTTTGAATGGGAATCCAATCCCGACACTTGGCCCCAAATCGATTAAGTACCACTTTGATACTTGACTTAGGACCCGATCTCGACTCTTGATCTGAAATTTGAATCTAACACCCGACACGAAACCTCACCCTGACACCTAACTCGGGACCCAACCCTAACACCCCACCCGAGATCTTACCTCGATTTTTGACTCGAGATCCGACACTCAAATTGAAATTCGACCCCAATTTGACCTGGGATTCAGGAGTTGGGTCTCGAATCATCCTGAAATTAGGAAAAAAGGTTAATGGATGGAGGTTGTATctcattgaattgttgattgaaTATTTTGCCGTTTATTGAAAGActctataatagataaaattatcatttagtatttttctacaatagataaattttcttttactattttctttaaataattattatttaattattatactaatatgtaggactttgaaattaattaaagttataactattaaatatttactcatTAAGGATATAAAAGACTTTCAATATTTAATAGATATTTTGGTTGACCAATATTTATTAATTGAAGCGGTACTTATGTGTAAAAGACTTCGCTTtagacaaaattatttttttacctttttccttaaattattataccattattttaataatattaaataatgaTTATAAACATAATACAAATTAAATAGAGAAGATATTcttataatgatcaaatttctaTACGAAGAAtcttttttcaataaaaatagatttgatccaaaaaattgccaatataatagaaaaaaaaaggttttaaaaaataggcccaaaaaagtcaaaaaaaaaggttttaaaataggcaaaaacaagtcaaaaaaagggtttaaaaataagcaaaaaattgacaaaaaagtCAACAAAACAGTAAAAACGAaagtaaaacaaaaaaacaaaaaatgtccaaaaaataggcaaaaacaAGTCAAAAAAGGGtttaaaaattaacaaaaaaacgTCAACAAAAAAGTTAataagaaagtgaaaaaaaaacaaaaaaaagttcaaaaaattggcaaaaaataataatccaaAAACGATTTTTAAAATAGGCAAAAAAAGTTCCAAAAACAAGAAAACCcaaaaagagtccaaaagaAAATAGGTAAACATTTTCTAATAATACTTGAATTCCTAAGTTTATGCGACATTCTAAATCAATTAACTTTACCTTTTATACATCTATATGATATGAAAAAAGATATCCACGCAAActtatcatttactattttttaaaaataattatcatttaattgttatcctaatatttaatataattttgacATATTGTATCCTACTTCTATTTGAAGTCGAAAACTCATAAGGTATTAGAAGACTActtcaatatttatataataatgaGGGTAAGATTGATGAGCATGGAATCTCCCGTTCTTCTTTTCTGTTTCCTCCTTTTCGTAAGTCTTTCACCTTATTTTAATTCTCAATATTTGATGTAATAGTATTGTAGTTTGTaattatcaatatttttttctatcttatgttatattatggGGATAATTATAGTTTATACTAGGTTTACAAGTGTACTACTTATTCTCCCTccttttttttgtaataatcGTACACATGTCTTCATTGCGATTTGCCTTATTTTAGTTTAAAACATGAGAAGCTTCACTTGCTTGAGAATGGAGCCCTACGTGGCACGAATTCAGATTAGTCGGACTTCAATACGGATATCGAACactgatgaaaaataaaaaataaaaataaaaatatcatggcTTGGACTGTCAACATACTACAAAAATAAAGGAGGGAGGAattagtttttaaaattttcaacagTATAGTATATTATTCAACTCTTAGCAATCAACTAGATTATTATAATTTCGTCCAACTTGTGAAAGGAATAGAAAGTCATAGTGGCAATCTCAAATAAAGCTTCTCTCAACCTCAGCAGCTTTACTTTTGTATATTATTATTTGGACCTTTTGAAATATGAACTTTGTTAAGTAActatttttgctatttttttaGCTTCAGACTAATGATACAGTGGATAACAATCAAGGTTAATGAAAGATTATAAGTGAGATCGGAGATAAAGAAGCATCAAACATATTAGTGTTACAACGTGAGGAAGTTAGTTAAATAGTCAATGATATGTAAAATTGGTAGAATACTGTATCGAGAAACCTCTATAAAATTCTCATCTCCTAGCTATTATTTCAACTTGGTATTTTTTCACTAGAAACTATTATGTGCATATATGGAAATACAATGTTAAAGCAAATGTTGCAACATGCTTTTTCATGTCGAAATGTAATCAGCAATATCCCATCTCAAtatcttccacatgctataacttcacacaaaggtcctctcaagggacctacaaacaatcaattttgtgtcaaaatgtgacacccgatccaaatatgtgtcggaagtgacacccgatctaaatatgtgtcggaatgtgacacccgatccaagcatactacaatcacaaatacattcagtatttacaacatttatatcaccaagaacaggttcattacAAAACGggccaacaagtgatcatttcgCACCTAATCTAGTATGTTTCTTTATtcatacacacatgcatatcatgaagcaatttaacaggtatatgaaacacatacgggaaactagaccatcacatgcctcaatttcaagcttcaacaaccttacaatgcaaatTGCAAGAGTCTTCCCTTTTCGAATTcattcttctcgttcttggtctagaaaacagtaaatacatataaggatcaacacaatggtctaactatcataaaatataCTACAATTCGcaccctaggccaaacccatgatcctaaccttattCTAAGGCTATTTCCCACATTTAGTTGTCAGTTCAAACCCTctcccaatgattaccaaccataattTCTAGGTTCTTGGAATCAAAGAATGAATTTAGGGactaaaatccttac
This Solanum dulcamara chromosome 8, daSolDulc1.2, whole genome shotgun sequence DNA region includes the following protein-coding sequences:
- the LOC129901129 gene encoding uncharacterized protein LOC129901129, which codes for MQRWCSKLRSLAALRSTPNTHHHPFPPCRLLHTATNPVINRPFTHSILSQGFKPICHGGPVSFPTHSSLLPLPFMQVRYITAKQRKRKLKSKKPMTPITSKVKKIKMKFYSSYKDRFRVMKDGQIRRWKEGKRHNAHLKSKKSKRRLRQPATVPLAYAKVMKKLNFCG